GTATGAAAAGTAAGATAAAAGGGCTGAAATGACACGCCAATCAGCTTTCCGACGTTAAGCATTCGACCAAACGTTGCACCTGACGTTTGCAACAGCCGTTGCCGTCGGTGGCGTAGGTTTGGTTTCGCACTGCGTCCAGTGTGTCGGCGCCGGCTTCAATGGCGTCGATGATGTCGCGTTTAAGAATGCCGTTGCAGACGCAGAGGTTTTCGTCCAAATCTTTTTGAAGGATGTCCGGCAGTTTGTCGAGAGTGCTTTGTTTCATCCCTTTATTTTAATGCAAAGCGGCCAGGCCTGGTGGATTTTGCGCCGACTTCGGTTTATGCTGAATAAAATGGTTAGCAACAGGATTAGGAAAGAATTAGGAGCGGACATGAAAATTTTTTGCATCAGTGACACCCATGGTTACCACCGGCATATGCGCGAGATTCCGCAGGCCGATGTGGTAGTGCATGCGGGGGATATTTGCAATCTGGGCAGCGCCAAGCAAACCGAGGATTTTTTGGATTGGTTCCGCGCTTTGCCGATGCCGCATAAAGTATTGATTGCCGGCAATCATGATTTTCTGTTGGATACACAGCGCCAGGCCGACCTCGGGAAACCGTCCCAGTCGTTCGATTTTTCCGGCATTCATTACCTGATGGATGACGCGGTTGAAATCGATGGGGTGACCTTTTACGGCTCGCCGTGGCAGCCGGAGTTTCAGGCGATGGCGTTTAATCTGCCGCGCG
The nucleotide sequence above comes from Hydrogenovibrio thermophilus. Encoded proteins:
- a CDS encoding (2Fe-2S)-binding protein, whose translation is MKQSTLDKLPDILQKDLDENLCVCNGILKRDIIDAIEAGADTLDAVRNQTYATDGNGCCKRQVQRLVECLTSES
- a CDS encoding metallophosphoesterase family protein; amino-acid sequence: MKIFCISDTHGYHRHMREIPQADVVVHAGDICNLGSAKQTEDFLDWFRALPMPHKVLIAGNHDFLLDTQRQADLGKPSQSFDFSGIHYLMDDAVEIDGVTFYGSPWQPEFQAMAFNLPREGEGLRQAWQNIPEATNVLVTHTPPYGILDQTNGGFGVGCELLTERLAELPQVKAHVFGHVHEAAGYQQQSGRQFVNAFEPRVIEI